GCAAGAGAAAAAACACTTAGATAATGCCATTGATATTTATGTAGTCGGCATGGGAGAACGCTCCTCTTTAGAAACCTTAAAATTGACGGAACACCTTCGTAGAGCGGGATTTTCAGTTGAACGAGATTATTTAGCCCGTAAGGCCAAAGCACAATTTAAGCAAGCTAATAAATTAGGCGCAGCATTCACCGTGATTCTTGGCGATGAAGAACTTGAATTAGGACAAGCAACGATTAAAAATATGGCCACTAGTAAAGAAGTTCACTATAATTTAAATGCGTTGTATAACCAACCAGAAAACATTTTCCAAGAGTTAGGATACAAATCAAAAGAATCTGAGAAATAACTCTAACAGTTACATCTCAGACCTCTATAAACTGAATAAATGGTGGAAACAAAAGTAAGTTCTTCGGAAATAAGAAACTCATGAAAACTGGAAAATAGAGCCTGGAGCATAACTTAAAAGTTATGTTTCAGGCTCTTAGTATCAGAATGAACGGTGGGAGCAGAAGCAACTCCTTCTTATTGCTGTAAAACACAACGAGGTACGAGTTGATGTTACACAGTACCTACTAGATTCTCGGAGTTAGACGCTTCTTTTCCAACCTTCTAACCTTGATATGTTTTTTATCTACCTACAATAAAAGTCAATTCACATTCACAAACTTTTTTATCTTCAACAAAAGCCGTTGCTTTTCCGATTCCAACATAGTCTCTGATTTTCACGATTTCAAAATGTAGTTTCAATACATCACCTGGCACTACTTTTTGACGGAATTTTGCTTTATTGATACCGCCGATATAGGCCGTTTCACCATTGAATTGATCCATTTTTAAAATCAAGATTGACCCTACTTGCGCCAACGCTTCAATAATCAAAACACCTGGCATTGTTGGGTTTCCAGGGAAATGTCCTTGGAAAAATTCTTCATTGATCGTTACGTTTTTTGTTGCGATAATTTTTTTCTCTGGAATAATTTCATCCACATAGTCGATAAAACAAATTGGGTATCTGTTTGGAATCATTTCCATAATTTCTGTTGCATTCATTAATCTTGTCATTGTTAGTTTTCCTCCCATTTCTTCATACAAATAACGCCATTGTGACCGCCGAAGCCGAATGAATTGCTGATTGCATATTCTGCTTGAACGGAGCGTGAACCTTCTGTTACATAATCTAAATCACATTCTGGATCTGCTTCTTTATAGCCAACGGTTGGATGCGCTACGCCTTCTTGTAATGTCTTCACACAAGCAATCGCTTCGATCCCTCCGGCTGCACCTAGTAAATGTCCTGTCATACTCTTTGTACTTGAGATTGGAATCTCATACGCACGTTCACCAAATACTCGTTTTAAAGCTGCGGTTTCTGCAGCATCATTAGCGGGTGTTGAGGTGCCATGTGCATTGACATAGCCCACTGCTGAGGCATCAATTGACGCTTCGGCTAACGCTAATTCAATCGCATCTGCTGCGCCACTTCCATCTTTTAATGGTGCGGTCATATGACTAGCATCACAATTACTACCGTAGCCAACAATTTCACCTAAAATCGTTGCACCACGTTTTTGTGCATGCTCAAGCTCTTCTAGCATCAACATACCAGCACCTTCGCCCATAACAAAACCATGTCTTTCTTTATCAAAAGGAATCGATGCTCTTGTGGGATCTTCAGTTGTGTTTAATGCACTTAATGCCGCAAAACCAGCAATCCCGATTTCACAAATCGTCGCCTCTGTTCCTCCTGTAATCATCACGTCAGCCAAGCCGTATTTGATTGTGCGGAAAGCTTCTCCGATCGCATTTGTCGCTGATGCACAGGCTGTGACGATTGTTTGAGAAGGACCTTTTGCCCCAAGTTTGATTGAGATATTTCCTGAAGCCATATTGGCAATTACCATTGGTACGAAAAATGGTGTTACTCGTTTGGCTCCTTTTTTATCCATCACTCTCACTTGATCTTGTAACGTTGTCATACCGCCGATACCACTACCTACGATTACGCCAAAACGTTTTGGATCAATGCTTTCATAAGTCAAACCACTCATATCCCACGCTTCTAATGCAGCAACTAGACCATATTGAGAAAATAAATCCATCCGCTTTTGCTCTTTACGATCAAGCACACCACTTGGATCAAACTCTTTGACTTCCCCAGCTAAAGCAACACCAGTATCTTCAGAATCAAATTTAGTAATTTTACCGATTCCTAATTTTCCATTAACTAAATTTTGCCAGTATTCTTTCACCGTATTTCCTAAAGGAGTCACCGCTCCCATTCCGGTTATTACAACTCGTTTCATCATGCACCTCCGCTATTGTTTTGATGTTCAAATTAAAAAAAACTTGCATAACCAACACTTTTTTGTTTAAATTTAAGTAAAATAGTTTGACTTTCAAAGTATTTTAGTTAATAATTCAGACATCCGATAAAATGTCTGTCTGGTTAGCATTATCAATTCGAGAATTATATTATCATTCTCAAACAGATAATACCAGTTGCAATTTTATCCGTCAACTTAAATAAAGTTAGAAATTTAGATTTTATTAAGATGCACGAAACTCTTCACACACTAAAAATAATACTTAAAGGGGAAAAATCATATGTTTCTAAAAAATAAAAAAGTCGTCGTAATGGGCGTAGCAAACAAAAGAAGTATCGCTTGGGGCTGTGCCAAAGCCTTAAAAGAACAAGGGGCAGAAATTATCTATACGTACCAAAATGAACGCATGAAAAAACAAGTATTAAAACTAGCTGAACCAACTGATCTACTTGTTGAATGTGACGTTTCTTCTGATGAATCAATCGCTCAAGCATTCAGCACGATCCAAGAGAGATTCGACAAAATCGACGGTGTTGTTCATGCCATCGCATTTGCCAACAAAGAAGAATTAGACGGCAATGTCAGCGACATCACTCGTTCAGGTTATTTATTAGCCCAAGACATCAGCAGCTACTCATTATTAGCGGTTGCTCACTATGCAAAACCATTATTAAATCCTGGTTCTGGAATTGTTACGATGACCTATTTAGGATCAGAAAGAGCAATCCCTAACTACAACATGATGGGAATCGCCAAAGCTTCTTTAGAAACAGCTGTAAAATATCTAGCCTATGAATTTGCTGCAGATAAAATCCGTGTCAACGGTATTTCAGCAGGTGCAATCAAAACATTAGCTGTAACAGGTGTGAAAGATTACGATCAATTAATCAAAATTTCAGAAGACCGTACACCAGATAAAGCTGGCGTAACAATAGAAGAAGTCGGAAATACTTGTGCCTTTCTTGTCAGTGAATTAGCGGCAGGGATTGTTGGTGATATTATTTATGTGGACAAAGGGGTTCATTTAACTTAAGCAAAAAAAAAGCTGTTGTTGGGACAAACACTAATGAAGGCTATGCCCTTATCATCGTTTGTCTCAACCGCAACTTTACTTTATCTTTTTCCTAAATTCAGATACCCGTTATTGACCCTAAGCATCATCTGTAAACCAAAATAATAGCCTGGCAGTTGCTTACTGATCGTAATCATTAATGAACTTAGTAAATGCGTAGCGACCAATGTCACGATCAACTGCAACCAACTATTCGCCAAAAAATGATAACTATCCACTAAACTTGCCGCCCATAAAATACATAATGGATGGATGAAAAAATAATATTTTCCTAAGTCTCGTAACTGTTTAAAATCAACAGCTATTTTAAGATTCAATGTCATACTCCAACAGAAAAAGATCGCCGTAAATGGAATAAGTGACCACATAAAGTTTTTATCGATTCCTGTATTTGCATAAACGATCAATCCTTCACCGACTAATAATCCTCCAAAAAGCACAACCAACAATCCAAAATACTTCTGAAACGCAGCAATCTTT
The DNA window shown above is from Enterococcus sp. 4G2_DIV0659 and carries:
- the fabF gene encoding beta-ketoacyl-ACP synthase II, producing the protein MKRVVITGMGAVTPLGNTVKEYWQNLVNGKLGIGKITKFDSEDTGVALAGEVKEFDPSGVLDRKEQKRMDLFSQYGLVAALEAWDMSGLTYESIDPKRFGVIVGSGIGGMTTLQDQVRVMDKKGAKRVTPFFVPMVIANMASGNISIKLGAKGPSQTIVTACASATNAIGEAFRTIKYGLADVMITGGTEATICEIGIAGFAALSALNTTEDPTRASIPFDKERHGFVMGEGAGMLMLEELEHAQKRGATILGEIVGYGSNCDASHMTAPLKDGSGAADAIELALAEASIDASAVGYVNAHGTSTPANDAAETAALKRVFGERAYEIPISSTKSMTGHLLGAAGGIEAIACVKTLQEGVAHPTVGYKEADPECDLDYVTEGSRSVQAEYAISNSFGFGGHNGVICMKKWEEN
- the fabZ gene encoding 3-hydroxyacyl-ACP dehydratase FabZ, with protein sequence MTRLMNATEIMEMIPNRYPICFIDYVDEIIPEKKIIATKNVTINEEFFQGHFPGNPTMPGVLIIEALAQVGSILILKMDQFNGETAYIGGINKAKFRQKVVPGDVLKLHFEIVKIRDYVGIGKATAFVEDKKVCECELTFIVGR
- the fabI gene encoding enoyl-ACP reductase FabI, which translates into the protein MFLKNKKVVVMGVANKRSIAWGCAKALKEQGAEIIYTYQNERMKKQVLKLAEPTDLLVECDVSSDESIAQAFSTIQERFDKIDGVVHAIAFANKEELDGNVSDITRSGYLLAQDISSYSLLAVAHYAKPLLNPGSGIVTMTYLGSERAIPNYNMMGIAKASLETAVKYLAYEFAADKIRVNGISAGAIKTLAVTGVKDYDQLIKISEDRTPDKAGVTIEEVGNTCAFLVSELAAGIVGDIIYVDKGVHLT